Part of the Paenibacillus terrae HPL-003 genome is shown below.
AAATTCTAATACACCACCCACATTCATACCATTTTTATAGTCGCACTCCATATGAGTGCGTGGATTGAAATCGGAAAAATCGCAGGATGCTCAAAGGTGATTTTATGTCGCACTCCATATGAGTGCGTGGATTGAAATGCGAAGTAACAAGCACCATCTTTTCGTCTGATGGGTCGCACTCCATATGAGTGCGTGGATTGAAATCTTTTGCATATCACGAAAATTGAAAGTGCTCTTAGGTCGCACTCCATATGAGTGCGTGGATTGAAATCTTTGACAGCTTCGCACAGCACTTCGCCTTTCGGTCGCACTCCATATGAGTGCGTGGATTGAAATCGCGGAACAGGTCTTGAGAGCAATGAGTATAGACGTCGCACTCCATATGAGTGCGTGGATTGAAATATTGGAAATTCGCGAAATACTTTGATCTCTTTGCGTCGCACTCCATATGAGTGCGTGGATTGAAATCAGATACTGCACAAGGCATCGTAGATGATTATATGTCGCACTCCATATGAGTGCGTGGATTGAAATTGTTTGAAATTTGACATGATTTATCGTCTCCTTAAAGTCGCACTCCATATGAGTGCGTGGATTGAAATCTGATTTTATTGATAGTAGCTTGATCCACGATCTAGTCGCACTCCATATGAGTGCGTGGATTGAAATCTGATTTTATTGATAGTAGCTTGATCCACGATCTAGTCGCACTCCATATGAGTGCGTGGATTGAAATTAGAAAGTTTAGAGGAGTACGATTTGCCCTCGGAGTCGCACTCTATATGAGTGCGTGGATGATATGAAAAAAGACGGTTTGTCCGTAAGCTTTGTCGTGTAATGGAAGGTATAAATTACAACTGAGTTAATTTTTTTAACGGATTCCTCATTCGACAAATTCCTCCTTACTTTTATGCAACAATTACTTAATATTTACAGTGTTTGAAGTATAAATTAAGGGGGGAGTATTTTTATGAGGATTTCCATGAGAATGTTAGTTTCTTTTGTGGCATCGGTATTACTCTGCTCAACTGCTAGTAGCGACCTGACCCTGTCACCTGTATGCCATGAGTAAGTTTCTAAAGCGTTATGCAGCGATTTTGTTGGGGTATGCAATAGGAATAGGGTTATTTTACGCTTTAGGATATAAGATGAGTGCTATGGGTATCTATGTAATTTTGGCTGGAACAGTGATTGGAGAAATAATCAATTTCGCATTATCAAAGCGAGAGAAATAAACCTATTTACCCCTTGATTGATCAAAATCAGGGGATTTTTTATTAAATTAAAAAGGACCAATCGAATGTCCCATTTGCTACTTGTTTCACAGTGTCACTTTATGTGTGATTTATGCATAAATTTTATTTTAACATTAGTTGCATAATATATTGACAGATGGTTAATTTTGGAGAATAATAAAGTATGTTTTTAAAAATTATGGAATTTTTATATGAAGGGTGGTTATGACTTGAAGCATACACCTACGATTTCGGCAGAGTTTGAGGATTATTTAAAACAAAATGACATGACATTGGGTCAATTTGCGGAATATTCAGGGGTTCATCAAAGAACGCTTAGTAGTTGGATTACTCAGCATCGCCCTGTTTCCGTACAGCAGCTTGACCGAATCACTGTGGCTATGGAGTTACCAGCGGGCTACTTCTACGATCTATACATAGAAAATTACATTATAGAACGTTCCCCGAATATGTGCCGAATTGAGCCGTTGTTATATCGTTGTGCGGAGCTGGACAAGTTGGATGCGATCCGAAGAATGGTTGGAGCAATCATGGACAAGTTATTGTACTCTCCCAGACTATTTGATATTGCAGAAGCATTATTTGCACAGGGGCAACATGCTGCCGCACTGCTGCTCTATGAGAGTGTAGCAGAAGGGGAGAAGTACCAGCACTCCGAGCGCTTGGCAGTTTGTCAGTATCGTATATTCACGATTCAGGTTGGAGACGATCAAAGTCTTAATCTCAAGGCGGCTACACTGTTTGAACCTTTTGTGGAACGTCTGGATGAAATAGATCAGCTTGATGCATTGAAGGATTTGGCTAACGTGTACAGGTCTTTGCGTAATTGGGACAAGGTCGATGAAATGGCGAGAAAAATGAGAAATAAAGCGGAAATCCAATATACTATTAAACATCAAGAGAAGAGTCGAGAACGAAGTGAGTCTGCTAAGAAGCTAAGCCGTCCCATGTTTGTGTATATCACCTATGCCGATTTACTGTGTTCAGGTGTCTGTGAGACTCAAGGCGATTATCAACAAGCTCTTCAATATACATACGCCTACGCTAATTTAGATTGGGTCAAAGAGACGGACGAGGATACCAAACACTGGATCGGCTTGTTTCAACATTGGGCAGAAGGTAATACTTACGCATATAAGCTTTTGTCGGGAGATATAAGTGTGCTGAACGATTATGTTGAATACATTGCTGCAGCGTCAGATACCACTGAAAAAGAAATCGTTACAAAACTGTTGAACTTAATGTTTGCTGCTAACCGATATCAAGTTGATGTGGATGACATACTTAAGCAGTTCGAAACGGAGATTGATTTTATTACTCAACAGCAACCATCTGCTGATATGTACACTCATCAAGTGGTTCCAGAACAATCAACGCGTTTTAAATTTGAACTGGCTAAATACCACTTAAATAGTGGGAATTACTTATATGGCTTCAAATACTTGCTAGACGTTTTATCCAAATCATTAGACATTAATAAAGAGGCCTTTTTCATTAGCTGCATAAGATTATTTGAGCAGTTCAAACAATTTGCAGACATTAGATTGTGTACAAAGTACGAAAATTTAGTTAGAGAAGGGAGAAAAGAAAGACTATTTTATTATTAGTACTAATTAATAATTTCTCAGTATTGATTCCAAGCGCCGCATGTAAAAAACATTGAAAAGTCGGGTCTATAAGCTGAACTATAAAATGTATATGGAAAACGAGGTAAGCGGAATGGTGCTGTACAAGCGGAGCGGTCGTTTTTATCCCCGGATTTCTACCTAATTACAGGCTTTATTCGAGAAATCCGGGGACGGTGGCGATGGGAAGCACCATCCGACTGCGCAGTGGCACAATAAGTTACTTTTAAGTTCAGCTTGAAGGAGCTTAGTATCATTTGAAATAAACATAAATCTCCAAAAAGTGCTCTGGAATGTTCCAGAAGCACTTTTTTTGTCGAGCAAATTTTAAAAAAGTCCAAAAACTGACGTTTTGCATTAGGATATGACACAGAAGGAGGAATCATGCTGATGATGAATCAAGGTGTGACTTTACTTCGTGTCGAACGGGCCAGAAAAAGATTGTACCAAGTCCAGAAAAAATATGGATTTTTAACGCATCCCAAAGTGATTGAACAATCCAGGAAACTGGATGATCTATTGAATCAATACCAAACGTGCAAATCAAGACCCTAGCTAATGAGTGCATTGCGCGCTGCTGTAAGAAGAATGCAAAACCCCATTTCTATGATTTGGACAAAACTTAACCTGGAGGTCATGATGTTGAAAAGACGTAATCCTGTAACCCCTTTTGGGTGGCAGATCAAACAGAAACTGGTCGAGAAACAAATAGATCAGAAAACATTTTGTGTTACATATCATATTCCAGCTAGTCGATTATCCAATCTCATCCACGGAACACGGAAGGCCAAAAAGTATAGGAAACAAGTATCCGAATTGCTTGGAATAGAAGAATAATACTCCCCTCTTTTCTCCGCGAATGCAGGACATCATCATGATATTTATGCTACAGTGACGAAGGACCCCCATTTTATGCTTAAATAGGGTTGTACATAGAATGTTTATACGGAGTTGAGTTGATCTATGGGAATGTTCTCCAGAATGGCTGAGCAGAAGATTGTGGAGGCGATGGCGAAAGGCGAGTTTGATAATCTGGCAGGAGCAGGCAAGCCTCTGGTTATTGAGGATTTATCGCATGTTCCTGAGGAGCTGCGAATGTCCTACAAGATACTGAAAAATGCGAACATTTTACCGGAGGAGCTTCAGTTGCAAAAGGAATGTGTCCAGCTGCGTGATCTGCTTCATGCTTGTCATGAGGCAGGGGAGCGTGAGCGTCAAATAGGCCCCACCTAGAAGTCAGATGGAAGCCCGCGTATGATGGATGAGAGTATTAAGGCATGCGACAGGTATCTGGTAATGAAGAGGACCAGGGCATATGCGGTTTAAGCGTTTCCGAAGCTTGGAGATAAGGGAGCTGCGGTAATTGCTCAAATAGCGACAGCTTGCGTCGGTTAGGTTTTTCCATTCCGGGAGATTTGGGGATTATGGGTTTTGATAATACGGAAGTCGCTCACTTGCTTGATTTGACAACGATTGACTATCCTGTTGTTCAGCAAGCTGAGAATGCATTTTCCATTTTGCAAAATAGGTGGAATAACACGAACAATGGACTAAATACTTTATCATACAAGTTAGTTGAGCGAAAATCGCTTAACGCAATATCTTTACTGGCTGCTTTGTTACTGGTGCTGTCTTACGTAGTGTCCTGTAATCTAAATAAAAAGAACACCTCATCCAAATCCATGGACGACGTGTCTTTTTTCGGTACTTATTGATATCTTTTATTTTAATTCATTCATAAATCCCCTGAAATTTTCCACGATTTCTTTGGATCGGGTATAGTGCAAATAGTGCTCTCCTTCAAATGTCATCACTTTTCCATGTACCGAGTTTTTTATTTGCTCCTCATGAAGAGGTATCCAATTTTCCGTTTCGGTATCATTTGCTTGTAAAAAGAAAATAACAGGAAGATCTTTGGGGAAGAACAAGTTCTCAACTGCTTTGAAATTAGGACCGAAATTTTCGCCTTCATTCAGGTTGTTCGGATTAAACGTATTTTTGAGT
Proteins encoded:
- a CDS encoding helix-turn-helix domain-containing protein, which produces MKHTPTISAEFEDYLKQNDMTLGQFAEYSGVHQRTLSSWITQHRPVSVQQLDRITVAMELPAGYFYDLYIENYIIERSPNMCRIEPLLYRCAELDKLDAIRRMVGAIMDKLLYSPRLFDIAEALFAQGQHAAALLLYESVAEGEKYQHSERLAVCQYRIFTIQVGDDQSLNLKAATLFEPFVERLDEIDQLDALKDLANVYRSLRNWDKVDEMARKMRNKAEIQYTIKHQEKSRERSESAKKLSRPMFVYITYADLLCSGVCETQGDYQQALQYTYAYANLDWVKETDEDTKHWIGLFQHWAEGNTYAYKLLSGDISVLNDYVEYIAAASDTTEKEIVTKLLNLMFAANRYQVDVDDILKQFETEIDFITQQQPSADMYTHQVVPEQSTRFKFELAKYHLNSGNYLYGFKYLLDVLSKSLDINKEAFFISCIRLFEQFKQFADIRLCTKYENLVREGRKERLFYY
- a CDS encoding aspartyl-phosphate phosphatase Spo0E family protein, with amino-acid sequence MNQGVTLLRVERARKRLYQVQKKYGFLTHPKVIEQSRKLDDLLNQYQTCKSRP
- a CDS encoding Rha family transcriptional regulator, yielding MKRRNPVTPFGWQIKQKLVEKQIDQKTFCVTYHIPASRLSNLIHGTRKAKKYRKQVSELLGIEE
- a CDS encoding substrate-binding domain-containing protein yields the protein MRRLGFSIPGDLGIMGFDNTEVAHLLDLTTIDYPVVQQAENAFSILQNRWNNTNNGLNTLSYKLVERKSLNAISLLAALLLVLSYVVSCNLNKKNTSSKSMDDVSFFGTY